One part of the Phycisphaerae bacterium genome encodes these proteins:
- a CDS encoding prepilin-type N-terminal cleavage/methylation domain-containing protein has translation MYARTDCLTGTWRRFRMSRRTPACKGFTLIEVLVVVAIIALLISILLPSLRQARDLAKRVMCNTNLHDLGICLNTYAHENNAFFPPTPYLGSTPSSNPNEPWGPGDDNLFILWYRKYARNIASFSCPATTYRVRTPEKIVKQPALNGFTVEITTNGIVGQNDFEHLAQKVSSNGFGTSYEYNGWYTRGSKLPVINWYFARPPDWTPDHPLWQGNKPLTLNVLKPAPSRTFIMHDADESGNVMGAPGTLGTDSNNYPESWDNHGDKGMNILFVDAHAEFFIRSRVGSVWEWKKMVQ, from the coding sequence ATGTACGCACGTACCGATTGTCTCACGGGCACATGGCGGCGGTTCCGCATGTCGCGTCGCACCCCCGCATGCAAAGGATTCACCCTGATCGAAGTGCTGGTCGTGGTCGCGATCATCGCGCTGCTCATTTCCATTTTGCTGCCCTCTCTCAGGCAGGCCCGCGACCTGGCCAAGAGGGTCATGTGCAACACGAATCTTCACGACCTGGGCATCTGCCTCAACACATATGCCCACGAGAACAACGCGTTCTTCCCCCCTACGCCGTACTTGGGCTCGACGCCGTCATCAAACCCCAACGAGCCATGGGGGCCTGGTGATGACAATCTCTTCATCCTCTGGTACCGCAAGTACGCCCGCAACATCGCAAGCTTCTCGTGCCCGGCCACGACCTATCGTGTCAGGACGCCGGAGAAGATCGTGAAGCAACCCGCGCTGAACGGCTTCACTGTGGAGATCACCACCAACGGCATCGTCGGACAAAACGACTTCGAGCACCTCGCACAGAAGGTCTCAAGCAACGGGTTCGGCACCAGCTATGAGTACAACGGCTGGTATACCCGGGGTAGCAAGCTCCCGGTGATAAACTGGTACTTCGCCAGGCCACCAGACTGGACCCCTGACCATCCACTCTGGCAGGGCAACAAGCCGCTCACGTTGAACGTCCTGAAGCCCGCCCCCTCGCGCACATTTATCATGCATGATGCGGATGAGAGCGGCAACGTCATGGGGGCGCCCGGGACCCTGGGCACTGACAGCAACAACTACCCTGAGTCTTGGGACAATCACGGTGACAAGGGCATGAACATTCTCTTCGTTGATGCCCATGCAGAGTTTTTCATTCGCAGCCGCGTCGGCAGTGTTTGGGAATGGAAGAAAATGGTTCAATGA
- a CDS encoding GntR family transcriptional regulator: AVAEALRRQMLDGHLAAGVKLPALQDLAEQFKVSTHTVRCAIRILEREGCAYRVPAVGAFVRPYGTAPVSKQTVVALVTYDIGGAFELGIARGIERACQDRGWELQIYDSRSDPKAEVRSLERLERNTVARGAIILPTGNDDNIEALFKLKLGGMPMVLLDRSIPGLKVDTIESEHEKGAYQATQYLLDRGHERVYMLTEPPSVSSIAARIRGYELALRNRGINPGPQWRVEVDPEMSARGIQEDHRWLGGYQAALRALKTFKSPLAFFTLNDYIGWGLYKACREMGLRVPQDVSVICFDDSDITRAMTPPLTVIAQRTNELGLKAVELLERRLLADNKTMKPEQVRVDVDLIERQSVADLRQA, encoded by the coding sequence GCCGTCGCAGAGGCGTTGCGGCGACAAATGCTGGACGGGCATCTGGCCGCCGGAGTCAAGCTGCCCGCCCTCCAAGACTTGGCTGAGCAGTTCAAAGTCAGCACCCATACGGTCCGATGCGCAATTCGGATTCTTGAGCGCGAAGGATGCGCCTACCGGGTGCCGGCCGTCGGAGCCTTTGTCCGCCCCTACGGAACGGCGCCTGTCTCGAAACAGACCGTCGTCGCCCTCGTCACCTACGACATCGGCGGGGCGTTCGAATTGGGGATCGCACGAGGTATCGAACGGGCTTGCCAGGACCGCGGATGGGAACTGCAGATCTATGATTCTCGTTCGGACCCCAAAGCTGAGGTGCGAAGCCTCGAACGCCTTGAGCGAAATACGGTTGCTCGCGGGGCGATCATTCTGCCGACGGGTAACGATGACAATATCGAGGCGCTCTTCAAACTCAAGCTGGGCGGCATGCCGATGGTTCTGCTGGACCGGTCCATCCCCGGCTTGAAGGTCGATACGATCGAATCGGAACACGAGAAGGGGGCGTACCAGGCCACGCAGTATCTTCTCGATCGGGGACACGAGCGCGTCTACATGTTGACTGAGCCTCCAAGCGTGTCGTCGATCGCCGCCCGCATCCGAGGTTATGAGCTTGCGCTCCGGAACCGCGGCATCAACCCCGGGCCGCAGTGGCGAGTGGAGGTGGACCCGGAGATGTCGGCTCGCGGTATCCAGGAGGATCATCGGTGGTTGGGTGGGTACCAGGCGGCATTGCGGGCTCTCAAGACGTTCAAGTCTCCGCTCGCTTTCTTCACGCTCAACGACTACATCGGTTGGGGCCTTTACAAGGCTTGCAGGGAAATGGGACTGCGGGTGCCCCAGGACGTCTCGGTGATTTGCTTTGACGATTCCGACATCACCCGGGCAATGACGCCGCCCCTGACTGTCATAGCCCAACGAACCAATGAACTCGGCCTGAAAGCGGTCGAGTTGCTCGAACGACGACTGTTGGCCGACAACAAGACCATGAAGCCTGAACAGGTCCGAGTGGACGTGGATCTGATTGAACGACAGTCCGTGGCGGATCTGCGCCAGGCCTGA